gggttggtcAAGTGGTCAGTTCACTCGTCCATTTAAGTAAGTGTTCggggttcgaatcccgccttgtgcataCAGCAACCCATTGACCAGTGAAGGACCTTCGGATTCGCGACGGACGGATTAGTTTTTGACTTGTCTGGTTGGGAGATACTataggaaacaaaaaaaaaacctcaaaaaagaaaagaggaagaaacaaaaacaacactAAGCAAAGAAAGCTAATCAACTTAGCTTCACGGGAGGTGTGTCTCCagcttaaattttttatccaaTCAGCGACAATTCTGATATCTTCAAGAAGTGGATAACAAGGATGAGATGAGGCACTTCCTTCTTTAACGAGGTTGATCGCAGCTTGAGAATCAAATTCAAGAACAATGTTAGAGAGGTTATTTGCTGCAGCAATTTGGAGGCCTCTAATAATGCCCCACAACTTGGCATGAGTAATGGAACAACTACCAATATTGCATGAAAAAGCTTTGAGGAATCTGCTAAGGTGGTCGCGAAAGACTCCACCACAAGCCGATAATTGTTGTTATCAAAATAAGACCCATCCACGTTCAACTTGATGAAATGTTCCTGAGGAGGCTTCCAACTAATAAGGAGGTCAGACCTTAGATTCCTCTTATGATGAGCACTAACAAGATCCAAACTATGACAAGTGACGTTATCATTCATGTCAAAATGCTACATGTCATTACTTAATATGTtattacttttatattatttcatttcttttataatCGTGACACATGTCATATGTAGGATGTAACCTTTCAAGTTTGTCCTTTCATCTAATCCTAAAGTTTTGTCCACTGAAAAATGTAACTAATAGATAACTTGTGAATTATAATCCAACTCTTAATAAGTGATCCTTGCTTACATGGTTGTATATACACTTCAAAGGATTGACCTTTCAGGTTTGAGATTAAATAACACCTTCGTTTACATAAGCAAAGTAGCTAAATAAATAACCTACGAAATTAGTCTTCAACTCCCCATATGCTAATTTATTATTTCCTAAAAGTCAATATACCTATGTCTTCACCCTCTGGCATGCTTGTCAAGCTGACCATGTTaaattgttaataaataaataaaaaataaagtgcaCTATCAAGAATTTTGCTATTTTTAGCAAAAACAAAAGTTTCGATATGTGGCTGCTGGGATTCGAGCCCAGGTCTCCACGGCCACAACGTGGAATTCTTACCACTAAACTACAGCCACATCTTGTTCAAATTATTGCTACCATATAATCCtaataagcataaaaaaatattatgaattcttgtCAACCATTCTCTAATCTCGGAGTAACTGCAAATCGCTTCCCCATTCTTTTTAACTAAGAAAAAGTCTAGGAAGGCAATATTAATTCAGCCATTAATTTGAAAATCGATCAACATTCGAATAAAAATGAATATCAAAAAGAAATatcctaaattaaaaatatctaaaatttatgtaaacaaatatttgaaagtgaaacaaagtaaaatcaatttataatattaatatgtgATTGGTAGTAAGAGGTAAAGTTGTAGTACTGAAAATAAGAAAGCGATAGAaatgagaagaaataaaaagataatttcaAAAACTGAAAAGTACATAGGCTTGTTTGGCGATTATCCAATAATTGGTTATTAGTTGAAGTTAATTGGTTCTTTGTTAGCTTCCTAATAGGCTTGTTTAACTAAATCGTGTTTGTCAATGCTAATGACTgtatctaaattattttttacttttctttctcttgtgGTGGGGTAGGATTTGTTATGGAAATTCAATCACCGATCAAGCATTTACATATAGTGCCATTTGACCaagatattaattatttataggaTCTTTCTGTTTCCTTCAACTTGAAATCTCTACAAAAACGAAGCTAGGAATAGGATCCAGCAATAATGAAGTGAAGCCTTACTAAATTCAATGTTATCATGAATGAATAATTAAGttagtaatataatataacaGTTTTTTATTTGCACAACGGTTATTATTTAATAGAAAGTCATAACCTGTTGAGTTATGgttgataataatttataaagtgAAAATCCAAGTGAAGTCgttaaaatttagtcaaattagtcaaattatctaacggctctcaagtatcaacttcacgtgaaatcgactgcacttgagttttcaccaatttataattataattatacacACTAACATGACCCTTAAAGCAGGTATTGGGACAACCTAATTAAATAACTAACCATTAAAATACATATCAATTATTggacttaattaattaaaacttaaCTCTAAGCATTCAGCCACTAGTTAACACATGCTCCAccatatattaaattattattattattattattattattattatggaaaATGATTTCTTACTATATATATTTGGACTTACTTAATTAGGACTTTGTCTCACTCTTCCAAAATAATTGCATAACAACAAAGAAGAAATGGGTATCTGTATATCCATTGCATCTTCTGAGATTCATGGGGCCCCTAAAGAAGTTTATGATGAGAGTGTAATAACATTTGAAGCAAACAAGGTTGTAAGTGGTAATCAAGAATTTTGTTCTGCTTACTCTAAACAAGGGACCAAAGGACCCAACCAAGATGCTGCTTCTATTTACCaggtttgttttgtttgttgatCATATGACAACCTTCAATTAAATTTCATGGCCATTTTTGAGTAATTAAGGATTTGcttggtttttttctttttaaaactttacaAACAAATATAAAGTTTTAGTTTATAAGCACGATccattatagaaaaaaaatatatgattactcaattatatattattatattaataaaagtataTAAGTTCATTAATCACTACCTATTATTTTAGAAGCGTTTCAAACAGAAACATCTCATCGAATAATAGTGTAAAACTTTTTATACTATATGtgcaaatcaattaattaaattaatagattAAAATAAAGTCACTCTTTGGGGTTTtattataagaatttaattttgatgtacagatagtataaaatattttttacagtCGTATAATTACATCTGTTCTTTTAGATGATCATTCACACGTCAATATAAAAGATATGTATTTTTACTGTGGCGTTACATAATTAGATGCTCGTGTAAAACTACTTTGTACATatagtacatcaaaattaaattccttattataaatagaaaatagaatttgtCATTTTCCAATCCATGTAAATTCATAGAAAATTATTGAAAGTTCCCCATTTGTCCATGTTGTTATTATTAGGGTTATGGAATGGAAGATGGAATATTTTGTGGTGTTTTTGACGGGCATGGAAGGAATGGACGCATGGTGAGCAACATGGTTAACAGAAACTTATTTTCACTCATACTTGCCCAAAAGAATGCCTTTGAAAGGATTAATAACATAGAAAATGGTGATTCCAACACCCTAAACGACCATGTTGACGCAGTCGAAGGTGACAATCATAAGGATCCAAAGAATTTTCAGATATGGAAAGAAGCACTTACAAGTGCTTTCAAGGTCATGGACAAGGAGATCAAGTTGCAAGAGAATCTAGATTGTTCTTGCAGTGGAACAACTGCTATTGTTGTCGTAAAACAGGTAAAACTTTACACATCAAATTGTtatatttaaaaacaatttttttttttgagatttaGTTTCGAAGAAAAAAACTTTTACATAGACATTTAATAATGGTGAAAATCCACTGTTATCTTTATGTGAACTTGATATTTAAAAATCCTTAAATGATTTGATAAGTTTGACTAAATAATCATTTAACAgtttttaactatcaacttcatatgAAAACATCTGCATGTGACTCTTCaccttcaataatattttttttacgatcgtagaaataattattttttaattcattatttaCATAATCATTTAAATACATgaattttatacattaaaaaattaatttttatacactATCATACAAATAACAAATCGTGTATTgtttcataattaatttttagaattattacTTAAAAGATCATTTAAACTCGTGAATATAATTAGATGCCCGCATAAATCTCTAACAATGAATTAAAATCAAACTGTTTGACATGAAAACATAATAACAATAGCAATGATTAATAACCAGGGCGAAGGTCTTATCATAGCTAATTTGGGTGACTCAAGGGCAGTGTTGGGGACAATCTGTGATGATGAACTCATGGCCATTCAATTGACCACAGATTTGAAGCCTGGATTACCTAGTAAGAATTTTTGCATATTTTCCCTTTTCTTGTTCACATTCTTTCAGAATAGGAAAAAGATCTTGTTACATTATATACGATCTTGATAGAATAGggctaaataaaattttaatattatggaatatttgatattataatatatacGATATTTATCTATAAGATGATATCTTCCAATTgttacattatatatataattgtatctaatattaaaaatctaatcaaaataaaattattataagttAACAATTTAAACTATGAGTTTGTTTAAatatgaaaacataaatatttttatttgtattattaatATCTAATTTTCATTGCTATGGTTTACAACATTacgttaataaaatataaaaaataacaatgtgTAATACTTTCATTGGATAATGACTAATTCTTTTGATGGAGAAACAATTATTAAATGCTTAACTTTTTCATTGGAATGAAGGTGAAGCAGAAAGAATAAGGAGGTGCAATGGTTGTGTATATGCATTAAAGGAAGAACCACATATCCAAAGAGTGTGGATACCAAACTATGAGAACTCACCGGGACTTGCCATGTCTCGTTCTTTTGGAGATTTCTTGCTCAAAGAACATGGTGTCATTGCCATCCCTGATGTTTCATATTACCCTCTAACATCATCTGACCAATTCCTTGTTCTTGCAAGTGATGGTGTAAGTGTTACTAAATGCCATTTGATTGGAGACAAAATATGTTCaccaaataacttttttttttttctttcaaagaaaGAATAGCAAGGTGACATAACCATAACTATTTGTCAAAATTTAGTAACATTCAAAGAATGTGTTTGAAATAGTCaacttttcttattattttttcccCTTGCTTTTGTTGGATTATAGGTGTGGGATGTACTAAGCAACATAGAGGTTGCATCAATAGTATGGACCACAAAGAGTGAAGAGGAAGCAGCAAAGAAAGTGGTGGAAGCAGCCAATGCTGCATGGAGAAGGAAGTACCCTTTTTCCAAGATTGATGACTGCACTGTGGTTTGCCTCTACCTAACAAACGAAAACAAATGAAACTCAGGAATGTGGAAAGTGTAAAGTTTCATTTATTAGTGCACCTGTACCTACTCATTTTCTAGATAATATCATCATCCTCTGTAGAATCATAGCAGTGATGTTTGTTGAAAATGTCCAAAGCAAACAACAAATGTGGGTGGcaagaaatttttaaattactagGCTAGATAAATCCTTATAGCcatcttcatttttcttttttctttcaatataTTCATGTGAGGAAAAATGTTTTGTAACATCCAAACCATTGTACTCTCTCAAGTCTCAATATTCAGTTCACCACTATATAATTTTGGTGTGCCTTCAACTATAACACCACAATTTTTTGTCTTGAATGACATTAATTGTTTaataaaacaatgaaaaaataaataaaattttagttgaaGATAGTAAAAGAAAATTTAGTACCTATAATGTAAGAAAAAAGGGAGGGAAACTGCCACATAAattcaattataaaataattaaagataagaaaaccTAAGTCACAGAATAAAGTGGTTCAGGCTCAAGCTGCATCATTATCTGCATTCAGTCCAAGCAATTCATCATCATAGGAAACTGGTATCCTTAATCTTTCATGAACTGGAATACGTttgtctttctctttctcctcggAACATGGTGGTTCAAGTTGATCTTTCATTTCGGATGATGCCAGCAAGTTATTGTCAGATGCATTGCCCTGATGTTCGCCGGCAACTGTAATGGCCGTCCCTTCAgaagattcctctttcttttgcaAGGGGTGTTGCTTCTTCAGATTTGGCTGCCTGAATTGTTTCTGCATTATCATAAACAAGAATGAGCAGTGACAACAGAAACTAACTCCTAAGAAATAATGGTGTGAAGAACCTTGATTACAAGTTAAATTATCCAAAACACTTGTTTAAAACACAAGGTTCAATATATTTTACTTGAGGGGAAAAGGATGCCAAAACTATCCATTAACAAATGAagaattcaattttttcttagaaaaaaataaaggtaAACTACACTAACCTCCCTTGAGATTAAGATTTGGAAAAGACACACTAATctgtgaaggaatggtattacACCCAATATCcatgtattttataaaatatgacaCTCACTTCACTTGTAAATGTAACACTAGGCAAGTTAGTGCAGATATCACGCAAATCAGGGAAGGTCAATTAAATTTACCCCAATGATAACAATAGATATGTCAAACACTACCTCCCCAACTATCATTgcaaacagaaaacaaaaattgtgGAGGGAAAGAAGCGTATAGATTGATCACACACCTCAAACTCACTTGCTtttttcatgatctctttgtaGGCCTGCGGTTCTCGATGTTTAATTATTCCCCATAATACACCACCTCCAGTCCGTAGGCGCTTACCGTCAGCAGTCTCCTGGCCTCCACAAGCTTGTATTGCATCCACCTACAACTTCCAAACTTCATTATACAAGTTTATGACATATCAACTATGATATATTACAGAAGAACATAAAAGCCAATGGCTTTTCCAACAAATAATCTACATATCAAATACAATCTCGGTACTACTCTTATACACTTAGGGGTATAGCCACTTTAAATAAATGCTGTCAAGATGATGATGCCTAGCACGTTTCAACCAACTAAAATTTTACTTTGTACCATCAAAAGTTCGTTAATTctcttaatttataataataattcagtAAATATAAGTTGAATGTGTACACCATTCACCATTGTTAAGCAGAGATCCTACTATAAGTTAAATGAACTGCTATAACCCTCAACAATCTACACAAATCTGATGTAAATTTAGAGAGATCCAATTTTTGCTCAGATCTTCCATTGCAAGTTGCTCCATTTAGGAGAGCAGAATGaagagttaaaaataaaaaagaaatcaacCTTCACAATATTTAACTAATGAAGAAGTTCATCAGCCAGGAACATCAAAGCTCAAGCAGAGAATGGGAAAGCAAACTAGCTTCTGTAATTAAAATCTGCAAGGTTAGGGACAAAATTGTATGCATCAGAAATTATGAATGGTTGTATGGTCCTATAAAGGTAGAATCAAAACTCTAACCTTTTCTTAGCAAGTACATCACATCTTCTCCCAAACAAAGCCATACCCACATTTCAGAAAGGAAAAATATTAATCACAAAACAATTTAATTTGGACTTTGGAGAAGGAAAATGCACAGGACaatgaagaataaaattgtGACAAGCTAGGATCAGGAAAATAGACAACTTATCCATCCATGGAAAACCCAAAAATGTTTGTGAGGTTAGAACTAAGGTTGAGATCAGTGAAAGCATCAGGAGGCAGTCAAATGGCTATAATGAAATGAAACTAATTCTAACAACTATTAGCAGAGCACACTTCACAGACCCATATTGGGAAGTAAAATAAGATGAATGGGTTttatccaaaaagaaaaaagcatagGTAGGATAAATCGGGTTACTCAGCACATATGAATACCAGAATATTGTTAAAAGAATATACCCAAGCAATCCTCTGATAAAGGAAAATGAACACTGAAGAGGAATGGATTCTTAGCAATGTTAGTACATAATGTCTGGCAGTACTTCAATTTTGTTCCAAGTGGCCAAGGTATTTAACAGGAAATAGTATAGACAACATAGACCAACTAATAAATTAAGTAAACATTCAAGACGAAATCAACATTGCAATACACAATAGGATTCCAATACCTCTTTGACAAGCTCAGTTAGTGCAGAGACACCAAGGCAACCTATGGCTGTATATACCATGTATGACTTCTTCTCTTTCAGACGCCGACATGTATCTATCACAAACCTGAAAAGGGAGGAGCACAATGGTTAGATATTTACTCATGTATTAATATAAATGAAATGGGTGCCAAAATCTTGTTGCATGGGACAAACAGAAATTATGAAAATGTTGGTCACTTGATAAGGGGGGAAAAACAGTGACCAGTAAACAATGCTTTCATTCATGATCACACGAACAAGAGGAAACAAATTCAAGACCCTTAAACACTTAATCagttaaaatcaaaattacGTTCACATGTCAAAAGAGGTAAATGATTTTACTTGTACATCAGATGCATTGTGTTTGCAAATCACTGAAACATGGAATTGGTTCAATTTGATTAGGTATGCCTCTGGCACCCATGGAACCAAGGTTGGCAGTAGCAGCCATAGCAGAGTGGAGACTTTCTTGACCACTCCCAAATGCTTGTAGTTAATCACATGACGGTTGCGGCATGATGCGCCGCAAAGTATCTATTTTAGCCCATTAATACCCATGTTCATGCAACAGTCAGCACAAAATTTGGGACTTTTAGGTTCATTGACCCAGCTATACCCTAAACGTATAATCTTAAGGGTTTAGGTGCTCTACTACTAACACTGAAAATTATACATGAAGCAATTTAGTAACGATATTTCACCACTAATTTTCCATGTTTTCTCATGAAACTCTGTATGCATAAATGAATCTAAACAAGTCAATAGAATTGGCCACAAAGTAAAaaagatcatcatcatcataaatTTGCAACAAACAGGAAAAATATCCtttgaaattagaaagagaGGTTGACCTGTCAATGTTGAATCCAACAGCTCCAAAACCCTGCCTCTTTCGCTTCTtattcttcgtcttcttcttcttagctCTACGCATGTTGTTCTTGTTCTCATCACTGGATTTCTTCATGGCTTCATCAGCATCTCCTCCTCCAACACCATTCTGCGCCGCAACACTCTCCACCAACTCtccttcttcaatatcaaccatCTCAACATCATCATCGTCGTCATTCAAGTTATCATCTTCCAATATATCATCCAATATGTTATCCCCGCCCTCCATATCAacgaaaccctagaaaacacagattcGAATCTCagcacaaaaatgaaaaatccctaaaccctaaaacccattCACAATTTTTACGGGGTTTTCGCTTTATTTGAAGAATTTGCTTTCCTCCTAAAATTTTGAGTTAACTCTTTTTACATTAgcaattttacatatattttttattttagaaaattcaaactcaggaaaaaaaattagaatataaagcttttatatatatagtggaCGGTGATACAAaatatttgtattaaatttcaTTGTTGGTGGTTAACTTTTATGTACCTTAACATGATTTTTTTTCgggtaaaaaagataaaataaaataaaaatagaataataatatcttaaaaataaaatagacactcgttttttaaaatacaactattaaat
This portion of the Arachis duranensis cultivar V14167 chromosome 6, aradu.V14167.gnm2.J7QH, whole genome shotgun sequence genome encodes:
- the LOC107495511 gene encoding probable protein phosphatase 2C 72, producing the protein MGICISIASSEIHGAPKEVYDESVITFEANKVVSGNQEFCSAYSKQGTKGPNQDAASIYQGYGMEDGIFCGVFDGHGRNGRMVSNMVNRNLFSLILAQKNAFERINNIENGDSNTLNDHVDAVEGDNHKDPKNFQIWKEALTSAFKVMDKEIKLQENLDCSCSGTTAIVVVKQGEGLIIANLGDSRAVLGTICDDELMAIQLTTDLKPGLPSEAERIRRCNGCVYALKEEPHIQRVWIPNYENSPGLAMSRSFGDFLLKEHGVIAIPDVSYYPLTSSDQFLVLASDGVWDVLSNIEVASIVWTTKSEEEAAKKVVEAANAAWRRKYPFSKIDDCTVVCLYLTNENK
- the LOC107495512 gene encoding uncharacterized protein LOC107495512; the protein is MEGGDNILDDILEDDNLNDDDDDVEMVDIEEGELVESVAAQNGVGGGDADEAMKKSSDENKNNMRRAKKKKTKNKKRKRQGFGAVGFNIDRFVIDTCRRLKEKKSYMVYTAIGCLGVSALTELVKEVDAIQACGGQETADGKRLRTGGGVLWGIIKHREPQAYKEIMKKASEFEKQFRQPNLKKQHPLQKKEESSEGTAITVAGEHQGNASDNNLLASSEMKDQLEPPCSEEKEKDKRIPVHERLRIPVSYDDELLGLNADNDAA